Proteins encoded in a region of the Pelmatolapia mariae isolate MD_Pm_ZW linkage group LG16_19, Pm_UMD_F_2, whole genome shotgun sequence genome:
- the ankrd50l gene encoding ankyrin repeat domain-containing protein 50: MSGPQEQMSSSGFGSSSSLLRGRRFYCREWALDKLRRCLDARSGPGQAPGVLVTGGPGAGKTALCTEVVSPTSKAGLAVGLAQRCLAAHFCQREDQSSTVLWRFVLGLVEQLRASPLLSPGYEELLNSPSVSSALEPLTCQRDPNETFKRAVLEPLSDLPPPAQTLMVVIDSLDVEYGPREGVRKSGSIAELLASSQHLLPSWLLLVCSVRRQNKALCKMFSSFRKLCLDDLRKPPAVRDIQQYILCRLDEEAALRRQLTPDTADMLNLLHIKSGGCFLFLQRVLDGVAASLVGLREIRDIPGTLNGLYLWLCQRLFPRGRFIYVRPLLNALLAAPRPLTPQQLFTAVWTQDTLLSLQDFENKLQTLSALLIDGPGGTKLLFHASFTEWLTDVKYCTQKYLCSRTEGHSMLASSLTLQGPNLDVEETCQLATHLICSGHHKDKPAFLALWMLWAGVRALNPTCSKALATSLAQLPVLVSQDVAQLLMRSGLVSPTFFSGADSSDAMHSVGKEGISVQQTLERETSIKNLLASGMSVNQPGSTDGQTLLASAAHEGSANLAKLLLSHGSDPLISDHQGQTPLTLASRQGHVKVLSELLEWAKSQDQKTAVQMMEHVDNEGWTALRSAAWGGHADAVHLLLDAGADVDGCDSEGRTALRAAAWGGHDEIVLTLLDYGAQVDKADSKDRTPLIAAAYMGHHEAVAILLDHNARVDLADGDGRTALSVAALCVPTAAGVKGFGEVASLLLERGADPGHRDHDGMTPLLLASYEGHEDVVELLLEAGADVDETAGPDGSVPAAAAVTPLLAAAAMGHMKTVSRLLFWGAAVDAIDCEGRTALCLAAARGSVEVVRTLLDRGLDENHKDDLGWTPLHAAACEGHRAVCAILTEEGSMARVGEMDIEGRTPLILAAQEGHWSTAKLLLDRRSPIDHRAYDGHSALSAALLEGHVDVAELLMKRGADTDVRDAEGRPLLYLLVLEGRLDMATLLIEKGGVPLESRDSEGRTALHVASWQGFVEIVDLLLRHGANPNAQDAEGRPPIHSVAWTGHAKVGHHLLEASGININLACYQGATALSIAAQEGHANIVAMLLERGSNPNHMDKYGRSPVKVAGKHGHYNIVRMLESYGAKPYLGVLPNSSTVSPLKSNMIPSLGISESSGGEVTAATSSSSVSSPGSTAERFHSMQSSQTSSTCHSLATVQTVPADSLSFIQQIQQHSLPRSRSRNSTLPPPGGSGIGSLHGSSKRQPKGSPPPTVCTVTAMVHNYELPQKGLSSGLEYHDKINKQSSNLIKTERTNYTGGKWNSVMASLGIMPGQDQPLGAKNRENAPLGYPYRLQSPLQEETWDSKPQKNILSPVCYSFSPVPPCSALPDDVMVTMTTTDPQLNLKRAIKLQFEGPTSVALHKRETPL; the protein is encoded by the exons ATGTCAGGACCCCAGGAACAAATGAGCAGCAGTGGATTTGGCAGCAGCTCCAGCTTGCTCCGGGGCCGGCGTTTTTATTGCCGGGAATGGGCCCTGGACAAGCTGCGTCGCTGCCTGGACGCCCGCTCAGGGCCCGGGCAAGCTCCGGGGGTCCTGGTAACGGGGGGACCTGGTGCCGGGAAGACAGCTCTGTGCACCGAGGTGGTGTCCCCCACCTCAAAGGCAGGGCTGGCAGTTGGGTTGGCACAGCGTTGCCTTGCGGCCCACTTCTGCCAGAGGGAGGACCAGAGCAGTACAGTGCTGTGGAGGTTCGTCCTGGGCTTGGTGGAACAGCTGAGggcctctcctctcctctctccaggGTACGAAGAGCTCCTCAACAGCCCATCTGTATCCTCTGCCCTGGAGCCTCTCACGTGTCAAAGAGACCCTAATGAGACCTTCAAAAG AGCAGTGTTGGAACCCCTGTCGGaccttcctcctcctgcccaGACTCTGATGGTGGTTATAGACTCTCTGGACGTAGAATATGGACCAAGGGAAGGAGTTAGGAAGAGTGGCTCCATTGCAGAGCTTTTAGCCTCCAGTCAACACCTGCTGCCCAGCTGGTTGCTGCTCGTCTGTTCGGTCCGCCGCCAAAACAAGGCCCTGTGCAAGATGTTCTCAA GTTTTCGTAAACTCTGTCTGGATGATCTGCGGAAGCCTCCAGCAGTCCGTGACATACAGCAGTACATCCTCTGTCGTCTGGATGAAGAAGCAGCGCTTCGTCGACAGCTCACCCCTGATACCGCTGATATGCTGAATCTTCTGCACATCAAAAGTGGCggctgctttctttttcttcagcgTGTTCTGGACGGTGTGGCAGCTTCGCTGGTGGGTCTGCGAGAGATCCGGGACATCCCCGGGACTCTCAACGGACTCTACCTTTGGCTGTGCCAGAGATTGTTCCCCCGTGGGCGCTTCATCTACGTAAGGCCTCTCCTCAATGCCCTCTTGGCTGCCCCGAGGCCCCTAACACCCCAGCAGCTATTCACGGCAGTCTGGACTCAGGACACCTTATTAAGTcttcaggactttgagaacaaACTCCAAACCCTCTCTGCGCTCCTAATCGATGGACCCGGAGGCACCAAACTACTTTTTCATGCAAGCTTTACAGAGTGGCTGACAGATGTTAAGTACTGCACACAGAAATATCTGTGTAGCAGAACAGAAGGTCATAGCATGCTTGCATCATCTCTGACTCTACAGGGACCTAACCTTGACGTTGAGGAAACTTGCCAGCTAGCCACACACTTAATTTGCTCAGGGCACCATAAAGATAAACCTGCATTTTTGGCACTGTGGATGCTGTGGGCAGGTGTACGTGCTCTTAACCCCACCTGCAGTAAAGCACTTGCCACATCCTTAGCTCAGCTTCCTGTTTTAGTGAGTCAGGATGTTGCTCAGTTGCTGATGAGAAGTGGACTCGTCTCTCCAACCTTTTTTTCTGGAGCAGACTCAAGTGATGCAATGCATAGTGTAGGTAAAGAAGGAATTAGTGTGCAACAGACACTTGAAAGGGAGACGTCTATAAAGAACCTGCTTGCCAGTGGCATGTCTGTAAACCAGCCTGGTTCTACAGATGGACAGACTCTGCTTGCTAGTGCAGCCCACGAGGGTTCTGCAAATTTAGCTAAACTTCTCCTCTCACATGGCTCTGATCCACTGATCAGTGATCATCAGGGTCAAACGCCACTGACTTTAGCCTCCAGGCAGGGTCATGTCAAAGTGTTGTCTGAACTCCTGGAATGGGCCAAGAGCCAGGACCAAAAAACTGCAGTACAGATGATGGAGCATGTTGACAATGAAGGATGGACAGCGTTGCGCTCTGCAGCTTGGGGTGGACACGCTGATGCTGTCCATCTACTGCTGGATGCAGGAGCAGATGTAGATGGATGTGACAGCGAGGGCCGAACTGCTCTCAGAGCTGCTGCATGGGGCGGTCATGATGAAATTGTTCTCACACTACTGGACTATGGGGCTCAAGTTGACAAAGCTGATAGCAAGGACCGCACGCCACTTATCGCAGCTGCCTATATGGGACATCATGAAGCAGTGGCAATATTGTTGGACCACAATGCACGAGTTGATTTGGCTGATGGAGATGGACGCACTGCTCTGTCAGTTGCAGCTCTCTGTGTCCCTACAGCAGCAGGGGTCAAAGGTTTTGGAGAGGTAGCAAGTCTGTTACTGGAGCGTGGAGCAGATCCAGGGCACAGAGACCATGATGGAATGACACCGCTTCTTCTTGCATCCTATGAGGGCCATGAAGATGTAGTCGAGCTTTTGTTAGAAGCTGGTGCTGACGTAGATGAAACTGCTGGACCTGACGGCAGtgtgcctgctgctgctgctgttactCCCCTcctggcagcagcagcaatggGACACATGAAGACCGTGTCACGGCTGCTTTTCTGGGGAGCGGCTGTGGATGCCATTGATTGTGAAGGCAGGACGGCACTATGTCTAGCAGCAGCCAGAGGGAGCGTAGAGGTTGTCCGTACATTGCTGGACCGAGGCCTGGATGAGAACCATAAAGATGATCTTGGCTGGACTCCATTGCACGCTGCTGCGTGTGAAGGACATCGTGCAGTTTGTGCCATTTTGACAGAAGAAGGCAGCATGGCACGAGTTGGAGAGATGGACATCGAGGGACGCACTCCCCTTATATTAGCTGCCCAAGAAGGCCATTGGAGCACTGCCAAACTTCTATTAGACAGACGGTCTCCCATTGACCACAGGGCCTATGATGGGCATTCTGCCTTGAGTGCTGCCCTCCTGGAGGGCCATGTTGATGTTGCAGAGCTGCTTATGAAACGAGGGGCTGATACTGATGTCCGGGATGCAGAAGGGCGTCCTTTGCTCTACCTCCTAGTATTGGAGGGTCGCCTTGATATGGCTACTCTCCTAATTGAGAAAGGGGGTGTTCCTCTGGAGTCCAGAGACTCTGAAGGCCGTACAGCGCTTCATGTGGCTTCCTGGCAAGGATTTGTAGAGATTGTAGACCTACTTTTAAGACACGGGGCGAATCCCAATGCACAAGATGCAGAGGGGAGACCACCAATACATTCAGTGGCTTGGACAGGACACGCTAAAGTAGGACATCACCTCCTAGAAGCCAGTGGCATCAATATAAACCTTGCTTGCTATCAGGGGGCAACAGCTCTGAGCATCGCTGCCCAGGAGGGACATGCTAACATCGTTGCAATGCTTCTAGAAAGAGGCTCAAATCCCAATCACATGGATAAATATGGCCGCAGTCCGGTTAAAGTGGCTGGGAAACATGGACACTATAACATTGTCAGGATGTTGGAGAGCTATGGAGCCAAGCCATATCTAGGTGTGTTGCCTAACTCTAGTACTGTATCCCCTTTAAAATCCAATATGATTCCATCTTTAGGAATCTCAGAAAGTAGTGGAGGTGAAGTAACTGCTGCGACCTCATCGTCCTCGGTTTCTTCTCCAGGTTCCACTGCAGAACGATTCCACTCCATGCAGAGCTCCCAAACCTCATCGACCTGCCACTCACTGGCCACGGTGCAGACGGTGCCAGCTGACAGCCTCAGCTTTATACAGCAGATCCAACAGCACTCACTGCCCCGCAGTCGTAGCCGTAATTCCACCCTCCCTCCACCAGGGGGCTCGGGCATAGGCAGTCTCCACGGAAGCAGTAAGAGGCAACCCAAAGGCAGCCCTCCCCCTACTGTGTGCACAGTCACTGCCATGGTGCATAATTACGAATTGCCTCAGAAAGGCCTATCATCTGGACTTGAATATCatgacaaaataaacaaacaaagctcaaatttaataaaaacagagaggacTAATTACACAGGTGGTAAATGGAACTCCGTAATGGCTTCACTTGGGATAATGCCAGGACAGGACCAACCGCTAGGTGCTAAAAACCGAGAGAACGCTCCTCTCGGATACCCGTACAGGCTTCAGAGCCCTCTTCAAGAGGAAACTTGGGATTCTAAACCCCAGAAGAACATTTTGTCACCGGTTTGCTACAGCTTTTCCCCCGTCCCACCTTGTAGTGCCTTGCCAGATGATGTAATGGTCACTATGACAACCACAGACCCACAGCTTAATCTCAAACGGGCCATCAAACTGCAGTTTGAGGGTCCCACCAGTGTAGCCTTACACAAGAGAGAGACGCCTCTGTGA